The following coding sequences lie in one Planococcus lenghuensis genomic window:
- a CDS encoding cell wall hydrolase: MKRIKIIAGVLFTLIVLNFSPAGAEAHNSADLYVGSTGQEVKELQASLQALGYFHADTTGYYGPITKNAVERFQADFNITSTGYTGPLTRNMMDQIEMIAHVVHGEARGESYEGQVAVAAVILNRIESSAFPNTTYEVVFQRNAFTAVNDGQYWLSPSTTAFRAVKDAFFGWDPSYGATYYYNPSGVTDTWIFSRDVIRQIGNHHFAR, encoded by the coding sequence ATGAAACGGATAAAAATCATAGCAGGCGTTCTTTTTACACTGATCGTCCTAAACTTTTCACCAGCAGGAGCAGAAGCACATAATTCTGCCGATTTGTATGTGGGTTCCACCGGACAGGAGGTCAAGGAATTACAGGCATCCTTGCAGGCATTGGGTTATTTCCATGCCGATACAACCGGTTATTATGGCCCCATCACCAAGAATGCAGTCGAACGGTTTCAAGCGGATTTCAATATCACTTCCACCGGCTACACTGGTCCTCTGACGCGGAATATGATGGATCAAATCGAAATGATCGCTCACGTTGTACACGGGGAGGCACGTGGCGAAAGCTATGAGGGACAAGTTGCTGTGGCGGCTGTCATTTTGAATCGCATCGAATCTTCTGCGTTTCCAAACACTACATATGAAGTTGTTTTTCAACGCAACGCATTTACAGCGGTAAATGATGGCCAGTACTGGCTTTCACCCAGCACCACAGCGTTCCGGGCAGTGAAGGATGCTTTTTTCGGCTGGGATCCTTCTTATGGAGCCACTTATTACTATAACCCGAGCGGGGTCACCGACACGTGGATCTTCAGCCGCGACGTCATCCGGCAGATCGGCAACCATCATTTTGCCAGGTAA
- a CDS encoding LuxR C-terminal-related transcriptional regulator: MTLTVMLVDQNTQFREGLKRILEADGAAEVIAEGDTGKSILGLYEKHCPDVLLIDLNLSDGEGMRSVSGLTARYPQAKVAAISSSSDQTNVSRALQAGAEGYLLKNMGADSIVRAVEAVAHGDSYIHPQMTPWLIAEFCRLSETEERAFYQSDIRPPYYLLTKREVDVLELLAAGSSNQEIAATLFISEKTVKGHVSRILDKMYAEDRTQAVVAAIKNGWVKI, from the coding sequence ATGACCTTAACTGTTATGCTGGTTGATCAGAACACTCAATTTCGTGAAGGCCTTAAGCGAATTCTGGAGGCGGATGGCGCTGCAGAAGTGATTGCAGAAGGCGATACTGGAAAATCGATTCTAGGGCTGTATGAAAAACACTGCCCGGATGTGCTGCTCATAGATCTTAATTTGTCAGACGGAGAAGGGATGAGGTCGGTCAGCGGGTTAACTGCGAGGTACCCGCAAGCAAAAGTGGCGGCTATTTCGTCCTCAAGTGATCAAACTAATGTAAGCCGTGCATTGCAGGCAGGTGCTGAAGGGTATCTGTTAAAAAATATGGGAGCGGATTCTATTGTGCGAGCGGTAGAAGCTGTGGCCCATGGCGACTCCTATATCCATCCGCAGATGACGCCTTGGCTGATCGCTGAATTCTGCCGGTTAAGTGAGACCGAAGAAAGGGCCTTTTACCAGTCGGATATACGCCCTCCCTATTACCTGCTCACAAAGCGTGAAGTTGATGTCTTGGAATTACTGGCCGCCGGAAGCAGTAACCAGGAAATAGCGGCGACCCTATTCATTTCTGAAAAAACGGTGAAGGGTCATGTTTCCAGGATATTGGACAAGATGTACGCAGAAGATCGGACCCAAGCGGTGGTTGCGGCAATCAAAAATGGCTGGGTGAAAATTTAA
- a CDS encoding GNAT family N-acetyltransferase, whose product MLVKYRKPYKKIAMGLLSLFPEARDLKKLQETMHRYEENANWQLYLWKEAEDTVGVIGVEIMEDTFVIHHLAIVPSHRSEGIGHKMIEQIRKVMGERQMESAEPTGKFVKKYLEEIHLT is encoded by the coding sequence ATGCTGGTGAAATATAGAAAACCGTATAAAAAAATCGCAATGGGCTTGTTATCGTTATTTCCTGAAGCGCGAGACCTGAAGAAACTCCAAGAAACGATGCATAGGTACGAGGAAAACGCGAATTGGCAATTATATTTATGGAAGGAAGCGGAAGATACAGTTGGGGTGATCGGTGTGGAAATTATGGAAGATACTTTTGTTATTCATCACCTTGCAATTGTCCCCTCGCATCGAAGCGAGGGAATAGGCCACAAAATGATCGAACAAATCCGAAAAGTGATGGGCGAACGACAGATGGAAAGCGCTGAACCGACTGGAAAATTCGTAAAAAAGTATTTAGAAGAAATACATTTAACTTAA
- a CDS encoding DUF4279 domain-containing protein: MEKTNSYTYFGITSNGEMGDRGFEANKKGIFNPKEITDLLDIQPFSSWAYGENRTSGTKYGFSSWNAEKSDIDRLDVEAQCRDTIKRLKSKIPLLNQIKEQYDVNFVLMIVPSIYGDEQPWIAFNEEVIEFCYLTETTIEVDMYM, from the coding sequence ATGGAAAAAACGAATAGCTATACGTATTTTGGAATTACCAGTAATGGGGAAATGGGCGACCGCGGGTTCGAAGCTAATAAAAAAGGAATTTTCAATCCAAAAGAGATAACTGATTTGCTGGACATTCAGCCTTTTAGTAGTTGGGCCTATGGGGAAAATAGAACGAGTGGAACTAAATATGGTTTCTCTTCATGGAATGCGGAGAAATCCGATATTGATAGATTAGATGTAGAAGCCCAATGCAGGGATACTATTAAAAGGTTAAAAAGTAAAATTCCACTTCTCAATCAGATAAAGGAGCAATATGACGTAAACTTTGTCCTAATGATTGTCCCTAGCATATATGGTGATGAACAACCTTGGATCGCATTTAATGAAGAAGTAATAGAATTTTGTTACTTAACAGAAACTACAATTGAAGTAGATATGTATATGTAA
- a CDS encoding type II toxin-antitoxin system PemK/MazF family toxin has product MTRFFKVGDIIKVDMSPAKGHEQKGYRPAIVVSEENVHKETDLIWVLPITNTNKGYPTHVPVNERTKNSKKSGANNQTTGYVLCEKIKAIDPLARAARLTDEADQGLIEDCKAIIDAITYIG; this is encoded by the coding sequence ATGACAAGATTTTTTAAAGTTGGTGACATTATAAAAGTCGATATGTCCCCGGCAAAAGGACACGAACAGAAAGGTTATCGTCCGGCGATTGTAGTTTCAGAAGAAAATGTACATAAAGAAACCGATTTAATTTGGGTCTTGCCAATCACTAATACGAATAAAGGTTATCCAACACATGTGCCAGTAAATGAAAGAACCAAGAATAGCAAGAAAAGCGGAGCAAACAATCAGACAACTGGGTATGTATTGTGTGAAAAAATAAAGGCAATTGATCCATTGGCCCGAGCAGCAAGATTAACGGACGAAGCTGATCAAGGCTTGATTGAAGATTGTAAGGCTATTATTGATGCCATTACTTATATAGGATGA
- a CDS encoding AbrB/MazE/SpoVT family DNA-binding domain-containing protein produces the protein MAQIKQKVSHREARLQNWGNSKAVRLTRDVLEEAGFNETEDAVLDVEIEPNRISLVRKSKLTPFQKLFVGYSGGKPEPEPLWDEVEPVGKEDW, from the coding sequence ATGGCGCAAATTAAACAAAAAGTTAGTCATCGAGAGGCTAGACTTCAGAATTGGGGTAATAGTAAAGCTGTTCGGCTTACGCGAGATGTTTTAGAGGAAGCCGGATTCAATGAAACTGAGGATGCTGTACTTGATGTAGAGATTGAACCCAATCGAATTTCGTTGGTTCGAAAAAGCAAGTTAACCCCCTTTCAAAAGCTATTTGTTGGATATAGTGGCGGAAAGCCTGAACCTGAACCTCTTTGGGATGAAGTAGAACCAGTCGGAAAAGAAGACTGGTAA
- a CDS encoding urease accessory protein UreH domain-containing protein: MYSLLSQMSSWMSEPLLNVTAGLEGAPVIFALLLGIIGAMTPCQFTGNIGAVTFYGNKSLQQGVAWKDILFFNAGKVTVFTGLGLLVWLLGTGIENELTAYFPWIRKMIGPLFIIVGIFMLGLIKIRWTVPLLQLPSRLFKDGETGSFLMGASFSLGFCPTMFILFFFTLMPVAVSTSYGVVLPGLFALGTSLPLFIAIFLIWYYGAGGAVMKRGKKLGLYVQRTAGILLLILGIFDTLVYWTI, encoded by the coding sequence ATGTATAGTCTATTAAGTCAAATGAGCAGTTGGATGTCAGAGCCGCTTCTAAACGTAACTGCTGGACTTGAAGGAGCCCCTGTGATATTCGCTTTGCTTCTAGGAATTATCGGTGCAATGACCCCTTGTCAGTTTACCGGTAATATCGGCGCCGTAACGTTTTATGGCAACAAGTCGCTTCAACAAGGAGTGGCATGGAAAGATATCCTGTTTTTCAATGCAGGAAAAGTAACGGTATTCACCGGACTTGGATTGCTCGTCTGGCTGCTGGGCACTGGAATTGAAAATGAACTCACCGCGTACTTCCCATGGATTCGGAAAATGATTGGTCCCCTGTTCATCATCGTTGGAATCTTCATGCTCGGTCTTATTAAAATCAGGTGGACGGTCCCCCTTCTGCAACTGCCAAGTCGGCTATTTAAAGACGGGGAAACTGGTTCCTTCCTGATGGGCGCAAGCTTTTCGCTCGGTTTCTGTCCGACTATGTTTATCCTGTTCTTTTTCACACTCATGCCAGTTGCAGTTAGCACTTCCTACGGCGTTGTTCTGCCAGGACTATTTGCACTTGGAACGTCACTTCCGCTGTTCATCGCCATTTTTTTAATTTGGTACTATGGTGCAGGTGGAGCTGTAATGAAAAGAGGCAAAAAGCTCGGCCTGTATGTCCAACGAACCGCTGGCATACTCCTTCTTATCCTTGGCATTTTTGATACATTAGTTTATTGGACGATTTGA
- the copZ gene encoding copper chaperone CopZ: protein MEQTTLQINGMTCGHCKAAVDGALRNLQGVQNVQVDVAKGVAEVTYNNSEVTTKNMKEAVEEQGYDVR from the coding sequence GTGGAACAGACGACACTACAAATCAACGGAATGACATGTGGTCATTGTAAAGCAGCAGTAGATGGAGCTCTACGGAATCTGCAGGGCGTGCAGAATGTTCAGGTGGATGTAGCAAAAGGGGTGGCAGAAGTAACCTACAATAACTCTGAAGTTACTACGAAAAACATGAAAGAAGCTGTTGAAGAACAAGGATATGATGTCAGATAA
- a CDS encoding C39 family peptidase, translating into MKTSHRFIRFILLFSISFFAIGYFSKHVNVTSDNFTLETLTWRQSQTAESPRIFIVTNARNGHPLSDYTIQVLDKRKDSLVASAKSGESGQMKAKGLINGKAYQIKITSPDAISPAFEKEITYIHETTSVSFPIEIDIERKANHLNVPTVFQKPELPNGCEITALTALLNYHGIEVSKTTMADDYLPQESLDYHKNVKTGPNPYQAYAGNPRNSDGWYVFADPIVKAANSIIAVKGKGLRAENVSESTREEILSYIDQDIPVAVWVTLDLSPPVTRGGWYIKETNEFHPSFINLHTVVLDGWEDGKVYVMDPLKGRISYPEDVFFESYKALGSQAVIIK; encoded by the coding sequence TTGAAAACGTCCCATAGATTCATTCGTTTCATCCTCTTGTTTTCAATTTCCTTTTTTGCTATCGGTTATTTTTCAAAACATGTAAACGTCACAAGTGATAACTTTACACTTGAGACTCTTACATGGAGACAGTCACAAACAGCAGAATCTCCACGGATTTTTATAGTGACAAATGCTCGAAATGGCCACCCCTTATCGGATTATACGATTCAAGTACTGGATAAACGTAAAGATTCCCTTGTCGCATCAGCAAAATCCGGTGAATCAGGCCAAATGAAAGCAAAGGGACTGATAAACGGCAAAGCGTATCAAATAAAGATAACTTCTCCTGATGCAATCTCACCGGCGTTTGAAAAGGAAATAACCTACATACATGAAACGACATCTGTGTCTTTCCCGATAGAGATTGATATCGAACGAAAAGCAAACCATCTAAATGTGCCGACTGTCTTCCAAAAGCCCGAGCTTCCGAATGGATGCGAAATCACTGCCCTGACAGCCCTTCTTAACTATCACGGAATAGAAGTTTCAAAAACAACAATGGCTGACGATTACTTGCCTCAAGAATCACTGGACTACCATAAGAATGTTAAAACCGGTCCGAACCCTTATCAAGCCTATGCGGGGAACCCTCGCAACTCAGATGGATGGTATGTTTTTGCCGATCCAATTGTTAAAGCGGCTAATAGTATCATTGCTGTAAAAGGAAAAGGACTGAGAGCGGAAAACGTAAGTGAAAGTACGCGCGAGGAAATTCTGTCCTATATTGACCAGGATATTCCCGTAGCTGTTTGGGTGACGCTTGATTTATCGCCCCCTGTTACGCGTGGGGGCTGGTATATTAAAGAAACGAATGAGTTTCACCCTTCGTTTATCAACCTGCACACCGTAGTCTTGGATGGCTGGGAAGATGGGAAGGTTTACGTAATGGATCCGCTCAAAGGCCGAATCAGTTACCCGGAAGATGTGTTTTTCGAAAGCTACAAAGCGCTTGGAAGTCAAGCTGTTATCATCAAATAA
- a CDS encoding class D sortase has product MGRRRKPTGRIALSLLSILLVFFGVAFAGYNTFAFATGYFAGEEVDIEVNTQIPRSSGPSSTEPVVAQKSPETRSEIDLDPLYSSYPEEGEKFGELLIPKLDTAYPVYAGADPEELAEGVGHYSKSVLPGMNNNSVLAGHRDTVFRKLGEVGEGDYLIVKTAAGKFTYQVNKVRIVDDMDKTVIVPTEEARLTLITCYPFNFIGDAPKRYVLVAELIDSTA; this is encoded by the coding sequence GTGGGAAGAAGACGAAAACCAACAGGGAGAATCGCACTTTCTTTGCTGTCCATTCTCCTTGTTTTTTTCGGAGTGGCATTCGCTGGCTATAACACGTTTGCTTTTGCCACAGGCTACTTCGCAGGGGAAGAAGTAGATATAGAAGTTAACACGCAAATCCCGCGATCTTCAGGCCCAAGCAGTACAGAACCGGTAGTAGCACAAAAAAGTCCCGAAACTAGAAGTGAAATCGATCTGGATCCGTTATATTCGTCATATCCAGAAGAAGGGGAGAAGTTTGGTGAATTGCTAATTCCTAAACTGGATACTGCTTATCCTGTCTATGCAGGGGCTGATCCAGAAGAGCTAGCGGAAGGAGTCGGCCACTACTCAAAAAGCGTTCTCCCCGGAATGAACAACAACAGTGTGTTGGCGGGCCACCGGGACACAGTATTTCGCAAGTTAGGTGAGGTTGGAGAAGGAGATTATCTAATTGTAAAGACAGCGGCAGGGAAGTTCACTTATCAAGTAAACAAGGTAAGGATCGTTGATGACATGGATAAAACGGTCATTGTGCCAACGGAAGAAGCGAGGCTGACACTCATCACCTGTTATCCTTTCAATTTTATTGGAGACGCTCCTAAACGATATGTATTGGTCGCTGAATTAATCGATTCGACAGCATGA
- a CDS encoding redoxin domain-containing protein, with translation MKGVRKMNLQTGDTAPNFTLSSTSGKKTSLSDFKGKKNVLIAFFPLNFTPGUIQELLSWKEDYKKVTQTETEILAISVDQIHSHNVFSASLGTLPYPLLSDWHKTTVKDYGVFDEENEIAIRSCFLIDKQGQIAYQNTNFSASNPEDYKRLLEACENLSEK, from the coding sequence ATGAAAGGAGTTAGGAAGATGAATCTACAAACTGGCGATACTGCACCCAATTTCACTTTGTCTTCTACCAGTGGAAAGAAAACTTCTCTTTCCGATTTCAAGGGCAAGAAAAATGTTTTGATTGCGTTCTTTCCACTTAATTTTACCCCTGGCTGAATACAGGAACTTCTCTCTTGGAAAGAGGATTATAAGAAAGTCACACAAACAGAGACCGAAATATTGGCGATAAGCGTTGATCAAATCCATTCACATAATGTATTTTCCGCTAGTCTTGGCACGCTGCCTTATCCATTACTGTCCGATTGGCATAAGACAACAGTGAAAGACTACGGGGTTTTTGACGAAGAAAATGAAATTGCCATCCGTTCCTGTTTTTTGATTGATAAACAAGGACAGATTGCTTATCAAAACACAAATTTCAGTGCCAGCAACCCGGAGGACTATAAGCGCCTATTAGAAGCATGCGAAAACCTATCCGAGAAGTAA
- a CDS encoding metal ABC transporter solute-binding protein, Zn/Mn family — MKIPSLLLILVLFLGACGQSSTNSLTDPDSASVDDNSNESVLDIFTTAYPLAYFTERIGQDLVNVASIYPPGANEHTFEPTQQDMIALAEADLLFYVGLGLEGFISDAQQSLNNENVKFVSTASAISEQELVTEDTPEGEADDHGQDEEEHEAEQQSGDASSAVDPHVWISPVLSQKLAQSIKDSLIKIDPEGAMLYETNYASLINELEQLDQSFIDLANQIENKTFFVSHAAFGYIAETYGFEQVAVAGLNSQDEPSQKELTAIVELAKEKGINHIVFEQNVSSELAEIVQQEIGAEAVEMHNLGVLTEEDIENGETYFTLMEKNRDVLKTILQ; from the coding sequence ATGAAAATTCCTTCACTTCTTCTCATTCTTGTTCTCTTTTTAGGAGCTTGTGGGCAGTCAAGCACCAATAGTTTAACAGACCCAGATTCTGCTAGTGTAGACGATAACTCGAATGAATCTGTTCTCGATATTTTTACAACTGCATACCCTCTTGCTTATTTCACAGAGCGGATTGGGCAGGACCTGGTGAACGTCGCCTCGATTTATCCGCCAGGAGCAAATGAGCATACATTTGAACCGACACAGCAAGATATGATTGCGCTGGCAGAAGCGGATCTGCTTTTTTATGTCGGCCTTGGTCTCGAGGGATTTATATCTGATGCACAACAATCGCTAAATAATGAAAATGTGAAATTTGTTTCCACTGCTAGTGCCATTTCAGAACAAGAATTAGTTACAGAAGATACTCCTGAAGGAGAAGCTGACGATCATGGACAGGATGAGGAGGAGCATGAAGCAGAACAGCAGAGTGGTGATGCATCCAGCGCCGTAGACCCGCATGTATGGATTTCTCCTGTGTTGAGCCAGAAGCTCGCTCAATCTATAAAAGATTCTCTTATAAAAATAGATCCAGAAGGTGCTATGTTATATGAAACTAATTACGCTTCACTTATTAACGAGCTAGAACAACTTGATCAATCTTTCATTGATTTGGCAAACCAGATTGAAAATAAAACGTTCTTTGTTTCCCATGCCGCATTTGGTTATATTGCTGAAACCTATGGTTTCGAACAAGTCGCAGTTGCTGGGCTAAACAGCCAGGATGAACCTTCTCAGAAAGAACTAACAGCAATCGTTGAGCTAGCCAAAGAAAAAGGAATCAACCACATTGTTTTTGAGCAGAATGTTTCTTCTGAGTTAGCAGAAATAGTCCAGCAGGAAATTGGGGCTGAAGCAGTTGAAATGCATAACTTAGGAGTTTTGACAGAAGAGGACATTGAAAACGGTGAAACCTACTTCACGTTAATGGAAAAAAATCGTGATGTTTTAAAAACTATTCTGCAATGA
- a CDS encoding response regulator transcription factor, giving the protein MTKALLIDDEKRMLDLLTLYLEPHSYTCRKAQSPGEALTYLAKETFDIILLDIMMPEMNGFELCEKIREVSNVPIIMLTARDQHQDVVKGLNVGADDYITKPFYEKELIARMTALLRRVSPKQTLELNGLSWDKDQFEVIYDKNTIKLTPKEFAILGLLMQHPNRVFSREQLLDLIWGYDAETDGRTIDSHIRNMREKIRQTGFPIDDCIVTVWSVGYKWLNLEPNQKNSTRAK; this is encoded by the coding sequence ATGACCAAAGCTCTATTAATTGACGACGAAAAAAGGATGCTTGATCTGCTGACTCTGTATCTGGAGCCGCACAGCTACACGTGCAGGAAAGCGCAAAGTCCCGGTGAGGCACTCACATATTTAGCTAAGGAGACATTTGATATTATACTGTTGGACATCATGATGCCAGAGATGAACGGCTTTGAATTGTGTGAAAAAATAAGAGAGGTTTCAAACGTGCCGATCATTATGCTGACAGCTAGGGATCAGCATCAGGATGTCGTAAAAGGGCTCAATGTAGGAGCGGACGATTATATCACAAAACCGTTTTACGAAAAGGAACTCATCGCTCGTATGACCGCATTACTGCGACGAGTGAGCCCGAAACAGACATTGGAACTGAACGGATTGTCTTGGGATAAGGACCAGTTTGAAGTGATATATGATAAAAACACAATCAAGTTAACCCCGAAGGAATTCGCTATTCTTGGATTGTTAATGCAACACCCTAATCGCGTCTTTAGCCGTGAGCAGTTGCTGGATTTAATTTGGGGGTATGATGCAGAAACAGATGGACGTACAATCGACTCCCACATTCGGAATATGAGGGAAAAAATCCGCCAAACCGGTTTTCCTATTGATGACTGTATCGTTACAGTTTGGAGCGTTGGTTATAAATGGCTTAACTTGGAACCTAATCAAAAAAACAGCACAAGAGCGAAGTAA
- a CDS encoding sensor histidine kinase — MNKLSLKIGLLFFVFLLISEALLFFVLYNNLAHERVDEIMDNLLARGNTHSSVLEDNFNESTLTHVGMMESASDFIVIITDTSGNVIVNSDPIEPEMAQLVAHTDYRSVPAEGGIIEDRWEEMPYIATDSPITIDGAHQGHVFMFANTSTVRNTINYLSSQFFIMGLFTVLGTIVTVLLLSRFITLPLIKMKKATEQLSTGINNIELDTERKDELGDLAKSITRLSFDLERLKNERNEFLASISHELRTPLTYIKGYTDILSREGLADTAKNEYISIIQQETEQLTGLIKNLFELAKVDRNQFVINKRPVNLTKLIHSVIDMTRPAFTEKNVNLQVTCDSSITLHIDPERFQQVLLNLVDNAKKTSASGDCVRIEAVQTEQAVTITVTDEGEGIPAEDLPYIFDRLYRVEKSRSRKNGGTGLGLSIAKEIVESHGGNIEIQSKVQEGTRIQIQLKRGVPDDQSSIN, encoded by the coding sequence GTGAATAAGCTTTCTCTGAAAATCGGGCTGCTGTTTTTTGTTTTCCTTTTGATTAGTGAAGCCCTTTTGTTCTTTGTGTTATACAATAATTTAGCCCATGAACGAGTGGATGAAATTATGGATAATTTACTGGCAAGAGGAAATACCCACAGCAGTGTTTTGGAAGATAATTTTAATGAATCCACATTGACGCACGTAGGTATGATGGAATCTGCTTCGGATTTCATCGTGATTATTACAGATACATCTGGTAACGTCATTGTGAATTCGGATCCCATCGAACCGGAGATGGCGCAACTAGTAGCACATACGGATTATCGCTCAGTGCCTGCAGAAGGGGGCATAATAGAAGACCGATGGGAAGAGATGCCTTACATTGCGACAGATAGCCCGATTACAATCGACGGGGCACATCAAGGACATGTCTTCATGTTTGCAAATACGAGTACTGTCAGAAACACCATCAACTATTTAAGCAGTCAGTTTTTCATCATGGGTCTCTTCACAGTTTTAGGTACTATCGTTACGGTACTTTTACTGTCCAGATTCATTACACTGCCACTCATCAAAATGAAAAAAGCAACCGAGCAACTTAGCACAGGAATAAACAATATAGAGCTGGATACTGAACGGAAGGATGAATTAGGCGATCTAGCAAAATCGATTACCCGACTATCTTTCGATCTCGAACGGCTAAAAAATGAGCGAAATGAATTTTTAGCAAGCATCTCACATGAGTTGAGAACACCACTCACATATATAAAAGGGTATACCGACATTTTAAGTCGGGAGGGTCTTGCTGACACAGCTAAAAACGAATATATCAGTATCATTCAGCAAGAGACTGAACAATTGACTGGTCTAATTAAGAACTTGTTTGAATTAGCAAAAGTAGACCGAAATCAGTTTGTAATCAACAAAAGGCCAGTAAATCTAACCAAGTTAATTCATTCTGTAATAGACATGACAAGGCCTGCCTTTACTGAGAAAAATGTGAACCTTCAGGTTACATGCGACAGCAGCATTACTCTCCATATTGATCCGGAGCGTTTTCAACAGGTCCTTTTAAATCTCGTGGATAATGCTAAAAAAACGTCTGCTTCAGGAGATTGTGTTCGCATAGAGGCAGTACAGACGGAGCAGGCAGTTACCATTACAGTTACAGACGAAGGAGAAGGAATCCCCGCGGAAGATCTTCCTTACATTTTTGACCGATTGTACCGTGTAGAGAAATCCCGATCAAGGAAAAATGGGGGCACTGGACTCGGACTATCCATTGCTAAAGAAATTGTGGAGTCCCATGGCGGAAATATAGAAATTCAAAGTAAAGTGCAGGAAGGAACTCGGATACAGATTCAATTAAAGCGAGGTGTACCGGATGACCAAAGCTCTATTAATTGA
- a CDS encoding TVP38/TMEM64 family protein yields the protein MEQLSGSEYTAVILSIFVGIVVAILAVIPSVFVTSANILVFGFWEGAFLSFLGEAIGAVVAFLLYQFGLRNISRHYLHRFSSLQRLVDVQGKEAFFLIFALRLTPFTPSSIVTYFASIGKVSWQTFAVASSLGKIPALLLEAYSIYHLVNWTIEGKLLLLVIGGGGIIWILTRRLKNR from the coding sequence GTGGAGCAATTAAGCGGTTCAGAATACACTGCTGTCATTTTGAGTATTTTTGTCGGCATTGTTGTTGCAATCTTGGCAGTTATTCCCTCGGTATTCGTCACTTCTGCTAACATTCTCGTTTTTGGATTTTGGGAAGGGGCGTTTCTATCCTTTTTAGGGGAAGCGATTGGGGCTGTGGTGGCCTTTCTTCTGTATCAATTTGGATTGAGAAACATTTCCCGCCACTATCTTCACCGTTTTTCATCTTTACAGAGGCTGGTTGATGTTCAGGGAAAGGAAGCCTTTTTCCTTATCTTCGCTCTTCGTTTGACCCCTTTTACCCCTTCCAGTATTGTGACGTATTTTGCATCAATTGGAAAAGTGTCATGGCAAACCTTTGCTGTCGCCAGTTCATTAGGGAAGATACCGGCTTTATTGCTTGAAGCCTACTCGATTTATCATCTGGTAAACTGGACGATAGAAGGAAAATTACTGTTACTCGTAATCGGGGGTGGCGGAATTATCTGGATTCTGACAAGAAGACTAAAAAATCGCTAA
- a CDS encoding ZIP family metal transporter: MLDYLKDLNPVTLAILATLFTWGMTALGAALVFTQKNVNQKFLDGMLGFAGGVMIAASFWSLLSPAIDMAESGFLPKWVPAAVGFMLGGLFLWGVDKILPHLHPGSSMDTAEGINPKKKKRSTLLVLAITLHNIPEGLAVGVAFGAVAAGLDSSTITSALALAIGIGIQNFPEGVAVAMPLRREGMSRKKSFMYGQFSGMVEPIAAIIGVLAVTLIQPILPFALSFAAGAMIFVVAEEVIPGSQEEGNKDLASLTLMTGFTVMMILDVALG; encoded by the coding sequence ATGTTGGATTACTTAAAAGATTTAAATCCAGTCACTCTCGCCATACTTGCAACCCTGTTTACATGGGGGATGACCGCGCTCGGAGCTGCGCTTGTATTTACACAGAAAAACGTGAATCAGAAATTTTTGGATGGCATGCTTGGTTTTGCGGGCGGTGTCATGATTGCCGCCAGTTTTTGGTCACTGCTTTCTCCGGCAATCGATATGGCGGAGAGCGGCTTCTTACCGAAATGGGTACCAGCAGCTGTTGGATTTATGCTGGGCGGGTTATTTCTATGGGGAGTAGATAAGATACTGCCACACCTGCACCCTGGTTCATCAATGGATACTGCGGAAGGAATCAACCCGAAAAAGAAAAAACGCAGTACTCTCTTGGTCCTCGCCATCACGCTGCATAACATTCCTGAAGGTCTGGCAGTTGGCGTTGCATTTGGTGCTGTCGCAGCCGGACTGGACTCATCGACGATTACCAGTGCCTTAGCATTGGCAATCGGGATCGGCATTCAAAATTTCCCGGAAGGTGTTGCAGTGGCCATGCCGCTTAGACGGGAGGGTATGTCCCGGAAGAAAAGTTTTATGTACGGCCAATTTTCAGGGATGGTTGAACCCATCGCGGCCATTATTGGTGTGCTTGCAGTTACACTGATACAACCAATACTTCCCTTTGCGTTAAGTTTTGCTGCAGGAGCGATGATTTTTGTAGTAGCGGAAGAAGTAATCCCGGGTTCTCAGGAAGAGGGTAATAAAGATTTGGCGTCTCTTACATTGATGACTGGATTTACGGTCATGATGATTTTGGATGTTGCCCTGGGTTAA